Proteins encoded together in one Styela clava chromosome 12, kaStyClav1.hap1.2, whole genome shotgun sequence window:
- the LOC120329973 gene encoding uncharacterized protein LOC120329973, whose amino-acid sequence MNSRLAVLAYLGVLVVSKATSNKECTLPVFEKMDVSKVPGIWYQVLNSKDPVEQQVPCFVMKDTKRISNGEYISGEIVLAVENGKVISDPIPGHVWFQGDTSIVTSDEKYEHYFIDEAKSHGANEEALKEVHEFHTLPMSEVTDYENYILFMQCSSGGDKYVWVSMRHNHPNPEDILRIHNKLADIGGGWSQVKLYFGGCTNFEKIY is encoded by the exons ATGAATTCGAGACTTGCTGTTTTAGCTTACCTTGGTGTTTTGGTAGTTAGCAAAGCAACATCCAATAAAGAATGCACCTTAccagtttttgaaaaaatggaCGTTAGCAAA GTTCCAGGTATTTGGTATCAAGTACTCAACTCCAAAGATCCAGTTGAACAGCAAGTACCCTGTTTTGTAATGAAAGACACGAAAAGAATATCAAATGGTGAATATATTTCAGGAGAAATTGTACTCGCTGTTGAAAA TGGCAAAGTGATTTCTGATCCTATACCTGGGCATGTTTGGTTTCAAGGAGATACTTCTATCGTAACATCCGACGAGAAATATG AACATTACTTTATAGACGAGGCAAAAAGTCACGGTGCAAATGAGGAGGCTTTAAAGG AAGTTCACGAGTTCCACACCTTGCCTATGAGTGAAGTGACTGATTATGAAAACTATATCCTTTTCATGCAATGCTCATCTGGAG GTGATAAATATGTTTGGGTGTCAATGAGACACAATCATCCAAACCCAGAGGACATTCTTCGTATTCACAACAAACTAGCAGATATTGGAGGTGGATGGAGTcaagtaaaattatattttggtgGC
- the LOC120330140 gene encoding uncharacterized protein LOC120330140 isoform X2, whose protein sequence is MKVICAGFPKTGTKSLARALRLLGYCKVYDFEEAIEYGLEEWGEILLNKSTDINKVLDEIYSRDVEAVVDFPHSIFFEHFYRKWPNAKVILMIRDEDDQFRSFKNMLVEAKSTYWLANKILPYFSKTSRFFLRWSDHMLITALGSEEPNELKWKHAFRRHNAYVKSVIPEEKLLIYNVSEGWEPLCKFLDKAVPTKEFPFENKAGSKDRIAVKLMTDSKLIREIKNDLLNACLILPILFAFMAWFCYRLLI, encoded by the exons ATGAAAGTAATATGTGCCGGGTTTCCCAAGACTGGAACGAAGTCTCTGGCAAGAGCGTTGCGACTACTTGGATATTGCAAAG TTTACGATTTCGAAGAGGCGATAGAATATGGACTTGAGGAATGGGGAGAAATTCTTTTGAACAAATCAACCGATATAAACAAGGTTCTTGATGAAATCTATTCCAGAGATGTAGAGGCAGTAGTTGATTTTcctcattcaatttttttcgaaCATTTCTACCGCAAGTGGCCGAATGCCAAG GTCATCTTAATGATAAGAGATGAGGATGATCAATTTAGAAGCTTCAAAAATATGTTAGTTGAAGCAAAATCAACTTATTGGCTGGCTAATAAGATACTGCCTTACTTTTCCAAAACCTCCAGATTTTTCCTCAGATGGAGCGACCACATGTTGATAACAGCATTG gGCAGCGAGGAACCGAATGAACTAAAATGGAAACATGCTTTCAGAAGACACAACGCTTATGTAAAGTCTGTGATTCCGGAGGAAAAACTCCTAATATATAATGTTTCCGAG GGTTGGGAGCCACTATGCAAATTCCTGGACAAAGCAGTGCCAACGAAAGAGTTTCCTTTCGAAAACAAAGCCGGGTCGAAAGACAGAATTGCAGTGAAGTTGATGACAGATTCCAAATTGATAAGAGAAATCAAAAATGACCTGTTGAACGCATGTTTAATTTTGCCGATATTATTTGCCTTCATGGCGTGGTTTTGTTATCGACTTCTGATCTAA
- the LOC120330139 gene encoding 4-galactosyl-N-acetylglucosaminide 3-alpha-L-fucosyltransferase FUT6-like isoform X3, which translates to MAEYGKVKRLRRLLLFLVVSTFVSIGIGTWFFRRSLEDSALKSRNHMYKTIKRRLACSRNETGNVKKTILIWFVPFHDMTMIPEVLFTGHLPSNLERISWNTSTCGSCRITYDRKMLNRSDAVVFHAFYPNSTNKPPPKSHQDQMYVWWSQESANTLHFDKSIRKYFDWTMTPSSSSNVLSPYGSFPWTLKILWQKEHGHNFMDKMRKTKGIYPADGDDISQLERKYFRSKTKLRDSKPTKDAVKQFVKGKQKLAAWIASNCDTGGARIRYFVVNAIEESGLSIDRFGSCNENWLLLSRWDPAFFEFLSKYKFYLSFENSIHCRGYITEKLWYNALYSGAVPVIWGPHRDDVKAVLPPKSYIHIEDFQSTYELVKYLKYLDKNDTAYAEYLQWRKWTKYLNKNGDYVQQNIWENFAQPSQNLRLTLKKYLSPRPIGFCKLCKMLHELPASHCRKSTWPGIEMDERTECLDEDEGYNIAEKVVGRNSRDPESNW; encoded by the exons ATGGCAGAATACGGGAAAGTAAAGCGACTGCGTCGTTTGCTGCTCTTTCTAGTTGTTTCAACATTTGTTTCAATTGGAATAGGGACTTGGTTTTTTCGTCGTTCCTTGGAGGATTCGGCGTTAAAATCACGTAATCATATGTACAAAACCATAAAAAGAAGATTAGCTTGCTCCAGGAACGAAACGGGAAATGTAAAAAAGACCATATTGATTTGGTTTGTTCCTTTTCATGATATGACAATGATACCAGAAGTATTGTTTACCGGACATCTGCCTTCCAATCTCGAAAG GATATCTTGGAACACGTCTACATGTGGAAGCTGCAGAATTACTTATGACAGAAAAATGTTAAATCGAAGTGATGCTGTTGTCTTTCATGCATTTTATCCAAATTCTACGAATAAACCTCCACCAAAAAG TCACCAGGACCAGATGTATGTATGGTGGTCTCAAGAAAGTGCCAACACACTGCACTTTGACAAGAgcattcgaaaatattttgattggaCAATGACTCCAAGTTCAAGCTCAAATGTCCTTTCACCTTATGGGTCATTTCCATGGACGTTGAAGATTTTGTG GCAGAAAGAACACGGACATAATTTTATGgataaaatgagaaaaacaaAGGGAATATATCCAGCCGATGGAGATGATATATCTCAATtggaaagaaaatatttcaggAGCAAAACTAAATTACGAGATTCAAAACCCACAAAAGACGCTGTAAAGCAATTCGTTAAGGGCAAACAAAA ATTAGCTGCTTGGATAGCCAGTAACTGTGACACTGGTGGTGCTCGTATCAGATACTTTGTTGTGAATGCTATTGAAGAAAGCGGATTATCAATTGATCGGTTTGGTAGCTGCAATGAAAATTGGCTTCTGTTGTCAAGATGGGATCCagcattttttgaatttttatcaaa atataaattttatttgagcTTTGAAAACAGCATTCACTGCCGTGGATATATTACCGAAAAGTTATGGTATAATGCACTGTACAGTGGAGCAGTTCCCGTCATTTGGGGGCCACACAG GGATGATGTCAAAGCTGTTCTTCCACCAAAGTCTTACATCCATATCGAGGACTTCCAGTCAACATATGAACTTGTTAAGTACCTCAAATATTTAGACAAGAACGATACAGCATATGCCGAATATTTGCAATGGCGGAAGtggacaaaatatttaaataaaaacggtGATTATGTACAACAAAATATTTGGGAAAATTTTGCTCAACCCAGTCAAAATTTGAGATTAACTTTAAAAAAGTATTTATCACCAAGACCTATCGGGTTTTGTAAGTTATGCAAAATGCTTCACGAGCTTCCAGCTTCACATTGTCGGAAATCTACCTGGCCTGGTATTGAAATGGATGAAAGAACGGAATGTCTGGACGAAGATGAAGGCTATAATATAGCAGAAAAGGTAGTGGGAAGAAACTCAAGAGACCCTGAATCAAACTGGTGA
- the LOC120330140 gene encoding uncharacterized protein LOC120330140 isoform X1, producing the protein MFPSCINGMKVICAGFPKTGTKSMARALRLLGYGKVYDFEEAIEYGLEEWGEILLNKSTDMNKVLDQIYSDDVEAVVDFPHSFFFEHFYRKWPNAKVILMIRDEDDQFRSMKNMLVEAKSTYWLANKIMPYLSKTSRFFSRWSDHMLLTAMGSEEPNELKWKQAFRRHNAYVKSVIPEEKLLIYSVSEGWEPLCKFLDKAVPLKEFPFENKAGSKDRIAVKLMTDSKLIRGIKKDLLNICLILPILFAFLAWFCYRLLI; encoded by the exons ATGTTTCCGAG ttgcaTTAACGGAATGAAAGTAATATGTGCCGGATTTCCCAAGACTGGAACGAAATCTATGGCAAGAGCGTTGCGACTACTTGGATATGGCAAAG TTTACGATTTCGAAGAAGCAATAGAATATGGACTTGAGGAATGGGGAGAAATTCTTCTGAACAAATCAACCGATATGAACAAGGTTCTTGATCAAATTTACTCAGACGACGTGGAAGCTGTAGTTGATTTTCCGCATTCATTTTTCTTTGAACATTTCTACCGCAAGTGGCCAAATGCCAAG GTCATCCTAATGATAAGGGACGAAGATGATCAATTTAGAAGTATGAAAAATATGTTAGTTGAAGCAAAATCAACTTATTGGCTGGCGAATAAGATAATGCCTTACCTTTCCAAAACTTCCAGATTTTTCTCGAGATGGAGCGATCATATGTTATTAACAGCAATG GGCAGCGAGGAACCTAACGAACTAAAATGGAAACAAGCTTTCAGAAGACACAACGCTTATGTAAAGTCTGTAATTCCGGAGGAAAAACTTCTAATATATAGTGTTTCCGAG GGTTGGGAGCCATTATGCAAGTTTCTCGACAAAGCAGTGCCATTGAAAGAGTTTCCTTTTGAAAACAAAGCCGGATCAAAAGACAGAATTGCGGTGAAGTTGATGACAGATTCTAAATTAATAAGAGGAATCAAAAAAGACCTGCTGAACATATGTTTAATTTTGCCCATATTATTTGCCTTCTTGGCGTGGTTTTGTTATCGACTTTTGATCTAA
- the LOC120330139 gene encoding 3-galactosyl-N-acetylglucosaminide 4-alpha-L-fucosyltransferase FUT3-like isoform X1, with protein MTQYKRKWTTTPMSGTHTFKWYMAEYGKVKRLRRLLLFLVVSTFVSIGIGTWFFRRSLEDSALKSRNHMYKTIKRRLACSRNETGNVKKTILIWFVPFHDMTMIPEVLFTGHLPSNLERISWNTSTCGSCRITYDRKMLNRSDAVVFHAFYPNSTNKPPPKSHQDQMYVWWSQESANTLHFDKSIRKYFDWTMTPSSSSNVLSPYGSFPWTLKILWQKEHGHNFMDKMRKTKGIYPADGDDISQLERKYFRSKTKLRDSKPTKDAVKQFVKGKQKLAAWIASNCDTGGARIRYFVVNAIEESGLSIDRFGSCNENWLLLSRWDPAFFEFLSKYKFYLSFENSIHCRGYITEKLWYNALYSGAVPVIWGPHRDDVKAVLPPKSYIHIEDFQSTYELVKYLKYLDKNDTAYAEYLQWRKWTKYLNKNGDYVQQNIWENFAQPSQNLRLTLKKYLSPRPIGFCKLCKMLHELPASHCRKSTWPGIEMDERTECLDEDEGYNIAEKVVGRNSRDPESNW; from the exons ATGACACAGTACAAACGAAAATGGACAACGACGCCGATGAGCGGAACTCATACCTTCAA ATGGTACATGGCAGAATACGGGAAAGTAAAGCGACTGCGTCGTTTGCTGCTCTTTCTAGTTGTTTCAACATTTGTTTCAATTGGAATAGGGACTTGGTTTTTTCGTCGTTCCTTGGAGGATTCGGCGTTAAAATCACGTAATCATATGTACAAAACCATAAAAAGAAGATTAGCTTGCTCCAGGAACGAAACGGGAAATGTAAAAAAGACCATATTGATTTGGTTTGTTCCTTTTCATGATATGACAATGATACCAGAAGTATTGTTTACCGGACATCTGCCTTCCAATCTCGAAAG GATATCTTGGAACACGTCTACATGTGGAAGCTGCAGAATTACTTATGACAGAAAAATGTTAAATCGAAGTGATGCTGTTGTCTTTCATGCATTTTATCCAAATTCTACGAATAAACCTCCACCAAAAAG TCACCAGGACCAGATGTATGTATGGTGGTCTCAAGAAAGTGCCAACACACTGCACTTTGACAAGAgcattcgaaaatattttgattggaCAATGACTCCAAGTTCAAGCTCAAATGTCCTTTCACCTTATGGGTCATTTCCATGGACGTTGAAGATTTTGTG GCAGAAAGAACACGGACATAATTTTATGgataaaatgagaaaaacaaAGGGAATATATCCAGCCGATGGAGATGATATATCTCAATtggaaagaaaatatttcaggAGCAAAACTAAATTACGAGATTCAAAACCCACAAAAGACGCTGTAAAGCAATTCGTTAAGGGCAAACAAAA ATTAGCTGCTTGGATAGCCAGTAACTGTGACACTGGTGGTGCTCGTATCAGATACTTTGTTGTGAATGCTATTGAAGAAAGCGGATTATCAATTGATCGGTTTGGTAGCTGCAATGAAAATTGGCTTCTGTTGTCAAGATGGGATCCagcattttttgaatttttatcaaa atataaattttatttgagcTTTGAAAACAGCATTCACTGCCGTGGATATATTACCGAAAAGTTATGGTATAATGCACTGTACAGTGGAGCAGTTCCCGTCATTTGGGGGCCACACAG GGATGATGTCAAAGCTGTTCTTCCACCAAAGTCTTACATCCATATCGAGGACTTCCAGTCAACATATGAACTTGTTAAGTACCTCAAATATTTAGACAAGAACGATACAGCATATGCCGAATATTTGCAATGGCGGAAGtggacaaaatatttaaataaaaacggtGATTATGTACAACAAAATATTTGGGAAAATTTTGCTCAACCCAGTCAAAATTTGAGATTAACTTTAAAAAAGTATTTATCACCAAGACCTATCGGGTTTTGTAAGTTATGCAAAATGCTTCACGAGCTTCCAGCTTCACATTGTCGGAAATCTACCTGGCCTGGTATTGAAATGGATGAAAGAACGGAATGTCTGGACGAAGATGAAGGCTATAATATAGCAGAAAAGGTAGTGGGAAGAAACTCAAGAGACCCTGAATCAAACTGGTGA
- the LOC120330376 gene encoding uncharacterized protein LOC120330376 has product MEVICAGFPKTGTKSIARALRLLGYDIGNIGLSVQSTDINRVLDEIYAEDVKAVVDFPHSFFFEYFYRKWPNAKVILMIRDEDRQFASFKNMLEEGDNTYWIQRHVLSYFCKSLRRIANWRNHMFMTTMGSSHPNELKWKEAYRRHNAYVKSAIPEEKLLIYNVSEGWEPICKFLDKPVPLEEFPFENKAGSKDRIVVKMMSNSRVVRDFKRDLMNVFVFLPVVICTVLGCCYLILN; this is encoded by the exons TATGACAtag GGAACATTGGACTATCGGTCCAATCAACCGATATAAACAGAGTTCTTGATGAAATCTATGCAGAGGATGTAAAGGCAGTAGTTGATTTCCCTCATTCGTTTTTCTTCGAATATTTCTATCGCAAGTGGCCGAATGCTAAG GTTATTCTGATGATCAGAGATGAAGACAGACAATTTGcaagttttaaaaatatgttgGAAGAAGGTGATAACACATATTGGATCCAGCGCCATGTTCTGAGTTACTTTTGCAAATCTTTGAGAAGGATAGCAAACTGGAGAAACCATATGTTCATGACAACCATG GGCAGTTCTCATCCAAACGAACTAAAGTGGAAAGAAGCGTACAGAAGGCACAACGCTTACGTAAAATCGGCAATTCCCGAGGAAAAGCTCTTAATATACAATGTTTCTGAA GGCTGGGAGCCGATCTGTAAATTTCTGGATAAGCCAGTGCCGCTTGAAGAATTTCCATTTGAAAACAAAGCAGGATCAAAAGATAGAATTGTAGTAAAAATGATGAGCAATTCTAGGGTAGTAAGAGACTTCAAAAGGGACCTGATGAATGTTTTTGTATTCTTACCTGTTGTGATTTGCACTGTGTTGGGATGTTGTTATCTAATTCTAAACTAG
- the LOC120330139 gene encoding 4-galactosyl-N-acetylglucosaminide 3-alpha-L-fucosyltransferase FUT6-like isoform X2 — protein MRWYMAEYGKVKRLRRLLLFLVVSTFVSIGIGTWFFRRSLEDSALKSRNHMYKTIKRRLACSRNETGNVKKTILIWFVPFHDMTMIPEVLFTGHLPSNLERISWNTSTCGSCRITYDRKMLNRSDAVVFHAFYPNSTNKPPPKSHQDQMYVWWSQESANTLHFDKSIRKYFDWTMTPSSSSNVLSPYGSFPWTLKILWQKEHGHNFMDKMRKTKGIYPADGDDISQLERKYFRSKTKLRDSKPTKDAVKQFVKGKQKLAAWIASNCDTGGARIRYFVVNAIEESGLSIDRFGSCNENWLLLSRWDPAFFEFLSKYKFYLSFENSIHCRGYITEKLWYNALYSGAVPVIWGPHRDDVKAVLPPKSYIHIEDFQSTYELVKYLKYLDKNDTAYAEYLQWRKWTKYLNKNGDYVQQNIWENFAQPSQNLRLTLKKYLSPRPIGFCKLCKMLHELPASHCRKSTWPGIEMDERTECLDEDEGYNIAEKVVGRNSRDPESNW, from the exons ATGAG ATGGTACATGGCAGAATACGGGAAAGTAAAGCGACTGCGTCGTTTGCTGCTCTTTCTAGTTGTTTCAACATTTGTTTCAATTGGAATAGGGACTTGGTTTTTTCGTCGTTCCTTGGAGGATTCGGCGTTAAAATCACGTAATCATATGTACAAAACCATAAAAAGAAGATTAGCTTGCTCCAGGAACGAAACGGGAAATGTAAAAAAGACCATATTGATTTGGTTTGTTCCTTTTCATGATATGACAATGATACCAGAAGTATTGTTTACCGGACATCTGCCTTCCAATCTCGAAAG GATATCTTGGAACACGTCTACATGTGGAAGCTGCAGAATTACTTATGACAGAAAAATGTTAAATCGAAGTGATGCTGTTGTCTTTCATGCATTTTATCCAAATTCTACGAATAAACCTCCACCAAAAAG TCACCAGGACCAGATGTATGTATGGTGGTCTCAAGAAAGTGCCAACACACTGCACTTTGACAAGAgcattcgaaaatattttgattggaCAATGACTCCAAGTTCAAGCTCAAATGTCCTTTCACCTTATGGGTCATTTCCATGGACGTTGAAGATTTTGTG GCAGAAAGAACACGGACATAATTTTATGgataaaatgagaaaaacaaAGGGAATATATCCAGCCGATGGAGATGATATATCTCAATtggaaagaaaatatttcaggAGCAAAACTAAATTACGAGATTCAAAACCCACAAAAGACGCTGTAAAGCAATTCGTTAAGGGCAAACAAAA ATTAGCTGCTTGGATAGCCAGTAACTGTGACACTGGTGGTGCTCGTATCAGATACTTTGTTGTGAATGCTATTGAAGAAAGCGGATTATCAATTGATCGGTTTGGTAGCTGCAATGAAAATTGGCTTCTGTTGTCAAGATGGGATCCagcattttttgaatttttatcaaa atataaattttatttgagcTTTGAAAACAGCATTCACTGCCGTGGATATATTACCGAAAAGTTATGGTATAATGCACTGTACAGTGGAGCAGTTCCCGTCATTTGGGGGCCACACAG GGATGATGTCAAAGCTGTTCTTCCACCAAAGTCTTACATCCATATCGAGGACTTCCAGTCAACATATGAACTTGTTAAGTACCTCAAATATTTAGACAAGAACGATACAGCATATGCCGAATATTTGCAATGGCGGAAGtggacaaaatatttaaataaaaacggtGATTATGTACAACAAAATATTTGGGAAAATTTTGCTCAACCCAGTCAAAATTTGAGATTAACTTTAAAAAAGTATTTATCACCAAGACCTATCGGGTTTTGTAAGTTATGCAAAATGCTTCACGAGCTTCCAGCTTCACATTGTCGGAAATCTACCTGGCCTGGTATTGAAATGGATGAAAGAACGGAATGTCTGGACGAAGATGAAGGCTATAATATAGCAGAAAAGGTAGTGGGAAGAAACTCAAGAGACCCTGAATCAAACTGGTGA
- the LOC120330031 gene encoding uncharacterized protein LOC120330031, with product MISRLAVLTYLGVLAVSKATSNKECTLPVFEKIDVSKVPGIWYQVLNSKDPVEQQVPCYVTKDMKRISNDGEYLSGEIVLAVENGKVFSDPIPGHAWFYGDTSITMSDEKYEHYFINEAKSHGANEEALKEVHEFYALPMSEVTDYENYILHMQCSSAGDKYVWASMRHNHPTPVDILRIHNKLADIGGGWSQVKLYFGGCTNFEKIY from the exons ATGATTTCAAGACTTGCTGTTTTAACTTACCTTGGTGTCTTGGCAGTTAGCAAAGCAACATCCAATAAAGAATGCACCTTAccagtttttgaaaaaatagacGTGAGCAAA GTTCCCGGTATTTGGTATCAAGTACTCAACTCCAAAGATCCAGTTGAACAACAAGTACCCTGTTACGTAACGAAAGACATGAAAAGAATATCAAATGATGGTGAATATCTTTCAGGAGAAATTGTACTCGCTGTTGAAAA TGGCAAAGTGTTTTCTGATCCTATACCCGGGCACGCTTGGTTTTACGGAGATACGTCCATCACAATGTCTGACGAGAAATATG aacaTTACTTTATAAACGAGGCAAAGAGCCACGGTGCAAATGAGGAGGCTTTAAAAG AAGTTCACGAGTTTTATGCCTTGCCTATGAGTGAAGTGACTGATTATGAAAACTATATTCTGCACATGCAATGCTCATCTGCAG GTGATAAATATGTTTGGGCGTCAATGAGACACAATCATCCAACCCCAGTGGACATTCTTCGTATCCACAACAAACTAGCAGATATTGGAGGTGGATGGAGTCAagtgaaattatattttggtgGCTGCACAAACTtcgaaaaaatatattaa